Proteins encoded within one genomic window of Trichomycterus rosablanca isolate fTriRos1 chromosome 7, fTriRos1.hap1, whole genome shotgun sequence:
- the LOC134317795 gene encoding taste receptor type 1 member 1-like → MPRCVFLGCLWRLAFYLSTRHHSQASEFSMEGDFKLGGLFNVHSASDIVIPNSPMAMQCYNQPFSMSGYQMLEVMRFAVEQVNNSTLLLPNVSLGYEIYDLCLKTQNFPSFLDFFSDKGKIKVSSANNASKHNVIGLVGPYASSESLVVTPLFMMDLIPVISYASSSYTLSNKWVYPSFLRTVPTNQDIIQIMIHLILRFRWNWVAFVSSRDEYSRNGLELFRKNIKDTDICLAFFYELTRQSNYAEVLNKIDSLSINVIIVFTLENFARDFVRTAVNINMRGKVWIAGDTWSMDQELSTLPGIGQIGTIFGVTETTLSIPGFDDFVYQTRDSNNNDDCLKCKDTRKCNQVCEKCKALNPKDIIKENPTYSFAIQSAVYTYAHALHQVLNCSNQGCNLSKNIPPHILLQYLRNSSFTLQGRQIKFDKYGDPPASFALVLWRPSQDPLFVKVATYETHPTVRFTLNDDLIPWFKNGTVPYSNCSILCDTGFKKIQTSMHKCCFQCEKCNAHTYVNTTADAYTCAPCVEGYWSDEKSTYCKKRIIVYLNLEDPLCILFLVCAVSFIAISIGLIILFGINYDTPVVKSAGGNMCFLMLFCMVFANIGVFFYFGIPQEMNCALRNVFFIFFYTICLSCMGVRSFQIVCVFKIAAQFPNFYSWWMKNNGQWLCITVYSFVQLIACAVWLLSGRPKPYNDSLSYKDQTILTCDMGALVASTLAWSCLWFLSIVCFCFSYMGKDLPKSYNEAKSITFSLLLFYLCWIGYFTAYIVFRGAYIQLFNAVAQLSSSYGIIVSFFMPRAYIIVFQPKKNTQAYFQSSIQTYTQTLSRM, encoded by the exons ATGCCGCGTTGTGTGTTTTTAGGCTGCCTTTGGCGTTTGGCTTTTTACTTGTCCACCAGACATCACAGCCAGGCAAGTGAGTTTAGCATGGAGGGGGATTTCAAACTTGGGGGGTTGTTTAATGTGCATTCAGCCAGTGACATTGTAATCCCGAACTCTCCTATGGCGATGCAGTGCTACAA CCAGCCATTTTCAATGTCAGGTTATCAGATGTTAGAGGTGATGAGGTTTGCCGTGGAGCAGGTCAACAACTCCACTCTCCTCCTGCCTAACGTCTCCCTCGGCTATGAGATCTACGACCTTTGCTTAAAAACTCAGAACTTCCCTTCCTTCCTTGATTTCTTCTCAGACAAAGGAAAGATAAAAGTGTCGTCTGCGAACAACGCTTCTAAACATAATGTTATCGGTCTCGTGGGTCCGTATGCCAGCTCAGAATCTTTGGTCGTCACTCCTTTGTTCATGATGGACCTCATTCCAGTG ATCAGTTACGCATCTTCAAGCTACACTCTGAGCAACAAGTGGGTATATCCAAGTTTTTTACGCACAGTACCCACTAATCAAGACATCATCCAGATAATGATTCACCTCATTCTGAGGTTTAGATGGAACTGGGTGGCTTTTGTGAGCAGTAGAGATGAATACAGTCGAAATGGGCTCGAATTGTTCCGCAAGAACATCAAAGACACTGACATCTGCTTGGCTTTCTTCTATGAGCTCACAAGACAGTCTAACTACGCCGAGGTCCTAAACAAGATAGACTCGCTGAGCATCAACGTAATAATAGTCTTCACTCTGGAAAACTTCGCAAGAGACTTTGTCCGAACGGCTGTGAACATCAACATGAGGGGGAAAGTCTGGATAGCGGGTGATACATGGTCCATGGACCAGGAGCTCTCCACCCTCCCTGGCATTGGGCAAATTGGGACCATTTTCGGTGTCACCGAAACCACGTTGAGTATACCAGGATTTGATGACTTCGTCTATCAGACACGAGACAGTAATAACAACGATGACTGCCTAAAATGTAAGGACACAAGGAAATGCAATCAAGTATGTGAGAAATGTAAAGCCCTAAATCCGAAGGACATTATAAAGGAAAACCCTACGTACTCATTCGCCATCCAGTCTGCCGTCTACACCTACGCCCATGCGCTCCATCAAGTGCTCAACTGCAGCAACCAGGGGTGCAACCTATCTAAGAACATCCCACCTCATATA CTTCTTCAATACCTCAGAAATTCAAGCTTTACGTTACAAGGCCGGCAAATTAAATTCGACAAATATGGAGATCCACCAGCCAGCTTTGCATTAGTGCTATGGAGACCAAGCCAGGACCCTTTATTTGTCAAAGTCGCCACATACGAAACTCACCCAACGGTTCGGTTCACCTTGAATGATGACCTTATTCCCTGGTTTAAAAATGGCACA GTGCCATATTCCAACTGTTCCATTCTATGTGATACTGGTTTTAAAAAGATCCAAACTTCAATGCATAAGTGCTGCTTTCAGTGTGAAAAATGCAATGCCCATACATATGTCAACACCACAG CGGATGCTTACACTTGTGCTCCATGCGTGGAAGGCTACTGGTCTGATGAGAAAAGCACATACTGCAAAAAAAGAATCATTGTGTATCTTAATCTTGAGGACCCACTTTGCATACTTTTCCTGGTATGTGCTGTGTCCTTTATTGCTATCTCTATCGGACTCATCATCCTTTTCGGAATCAACTACGACACTCCTGTGGTGAAATCCGCCGGTGGTAACATGTGTTTCCTTATGTTATTTTGTATGGTGTTTGCCAATATCGGGGTGTTCTTTTACTTCGGAATCCCTCAAGAGATGAATTGTGCTTTGAGAAATGTCTTCTTTATCTTTTTCTACACCATTTGTCTATCTTGTATGGGTGTACGCTCATTTCAAATTGTTTGCGTTTTCAAAATTGCTGCCCAATTCCCGAACTTCTATTCCTGGTGGATGAAGAATAACGGTCAGTGGCTTTGCATTACGGTCTACTCTTTCGTTCAGCTTATTGCTTGCGCAGTTTGGCTTCTGTCAGGCAGACCCAAACCTTACAATGACAGTCTGTCTTATAAAGATCAGACTATTCTGACCTGTGATATGGGGGCACTGGTTGCATCCACCTTGGCTTGGTCTTGCCTCTGGTTCCTTAGCATAGTCTGTTTCTGTTTCTCCTACATGGGCAAAGACCTTCCAAAAAGTTATAATGAAGCAAAGTCTATCACCTTTAGTCTGCTTTTATTTTACCTGTGCTGGATTGGGTATTTCACAGCATATATTGTGTTCAGAGGAGCTTACATACAGCTTTTTAATGCAGTGGCTCAGCTGTCCAGTTCATACGGAATTATAGTTAGTTTCTTCATGCCGAGAGCCTACATCATTGTCTTTCAACCCAAGAAGAACACTCAGGCGTACTTTCAATCATCAATCCAGACGTATACACAGACACTTAGCAGAATGTAG